The Candidatus Jordarchaeales archaeon genome includes a window with the following:
- a CDS encoding phosphoglycolate phosphatase, which yields MKFKVLVTDVDGTITGPDTSLHLPAIEVIRRLAQKIPVVLCSGNTACTLWTLSLYVGSKGPFIAENGGVVGSPSWQPPIQLLASKDAPLKALNVLRRRMGDKVQEIDGRFRLTDVALRRTVDVDGIVSVLREEGVKVNVFDSGYAIHLCDPNVSKAIGVKIVLSRLGLSGEEAVAIGDGANDIDLLKSCGYGVALKNAPRSLKEIADYVTEKPYGEGFVEAVTKVFKHLLQP from the coding sequence TTGAAGTTCAAGGTTCTTGTAACGGACGTTGATGGGACAATTACTGGGCCGGACACATCCCTACACCTTCCAGCCATAGAGGTCATACGCAGGCTGGCGCAAAAAATCCCCGTAGTCTTATGCTCGGGGAACACGGCGTGCACTCTTTGGACCCTAAGTCTTTACGTGGGCTCTAAGGGACCCTTTATAGCTGAGAACGGCGGCGTAGTGGGCTCACCCTCATGGCAGCCTCCAATCCAGCTTCTCGCCTCCAAGGACGCACCGCTCAAGGCTCTCAACGTTTTGAGGAGGAGGATGGGCGACAAGGTACAGGAAATCGACGGCCGGTTCCGGTTGACCGATGTGGCTCTCAGGAGAACAGTTGACGTTGACGGCATAGTTTCTGTTCTGAGGGAGGAGGGAGTGAAAGTCAACGTTTTCGACTCAGGGTATGCCATACACCTTTGTGACCCGAACGTCAGCAAGGCGATCGGCGTCAAAATAGTTCTCAGCAGGCTGGGTCTAAGTGGTGAGGAAGCTGTGGCAATAGGGGATGGTGCGAACGACATCGATCTGCTCAAGTCGTGCGGCTACGGTGTGGCCCTCAAAAACGCACCGCGGTCGCTTAAAGAAATAGCGGACTACGTGACCGAAAAGCCGTATGGGGAAGGGTTCGTGGAAGCAGTCACAAAGGTATTCAAGCACCTCCTTCAACCTTGA